A stretch of the Nitratireductor thuwali genome encodes the following:
- a CDS encoding gamma-glutamylcyclotransferase, translated as MDDFWVFGYGSLMWRPGFAHVETRKARLFGYRRALCIRSHVHRGTPDRPGLVLGLDRGGSCVGMAFRVPGELSDEALAYLRERELVTNVYRERHLPIRLEDGAAVTATTYVVDRTHHQYAGSLPVEEAARAVSGAIGQSGRNDEYVLNTIAHLQALGISDHWLEAVASRIAPGQMP; from the coding sequence ATGGACGATTTTTGGGTCTTTGGCTATGGCTCATTGATGTGGCGGCCGGGTTTTGCCCATGTCGAGACGCGCAAGGCGCGCCTTTTCGGCTATCGGCGCGCGCTGTGCATCCGTTCCCACGTCCATCGCGGCACGCCCGACCGCCCCGGCCTCGTGCTCGGGCTGGATCGGGGAGGTTCCTGCGTCGGCATGGCTTTCCGGGTTCCGGGCGAATTGTCGGATGAGGCACTCGCCTACCTGCGCGAACGCGAGCTCGTCACCAACGTCTATCGCGAGCGGCATCTGCCCATCCGCCTGGAGGACGGCGCAGCGGTGACCGCGACCACCTATGTCGTCGACCGCACCCATCACCAATATGCCGGCAGCCTGCCCGTGGAAGAGGCGGCGCGGGCGGTGAGCGGCGCCATCGGCCAGTCCGGCCGCAACGACGAATATGTGCTCAACACCATCGCCCATCTGCAGGCGCTGGGGATAAGCGATCATTGGCTGGAAGCAGTGGCATCGCGCATCGCGCCCGGACAGATGCCGTGA
- a CDS encoding 1-acyl-sn-glycerol-3-phosphate acyltransferase — MLILRSIVFNVAFYLNLIVQMIVFTPVYFLLPRKKAWFVPKFWASSSLWLHKVLAGTRAEITGLENLPDGPCIIAPKHQSFWDTIAFLPSIPDALYILKRELTWIPLFGWYVLKMKMIPIDRGSRSKALRKAIKVAHERMKENRQLIIYPEGTRRAPGAEPSYKYGIVELYAQLGVPVVPVAHVAGLYWPRRRFLRYPGVIKARFLPAIEPGLSREEFQERLVRETEAACDAMLVEAARSPGAPPLPETALRRLREIEAGIPARAQPG; from the coding sequence ATGCTCATTCTGCGGTCGATCGTATTCAACGTCGCCTTCTATCTCAATTTGATCGTGCAGATGATCGTCTTCACGCCGGTCTATTTCCTTTTGCCGCGCAAGAAAGCCTGGTTCGTTCCCAAGTTCTGGGCGTCCTCCAGCCTTTGGCTGCACAAGGTTCTCGCGGGCACGCGCGCCGAGATCACCGGCCTTGAGAACCTGCCGGACGGGCCGTGTATCATCGCGCCCAAGCACCAGTCCTTCTGGGATACGATCGCTTTCCTGCCGTCCATTCCAGACGCGCTCTACATCCTCAAGCGCGAACTCACCTGGATACCGTTGTTCGGCTGGTACGTGCTCAAGATGAAGATGATCCCCATCGACCGCGGCAGCCGCTCCAAGGCTCTGAGAAAGGCGATCAAGGTGGCGCATGAGCGGATGAAGGAGAACCGCCAGCTCATCATCTATCCCGAAGGCACACGCCGGGCGCCGGGGGCGGAACCTTCCTATAAATACGGAATCGTCGAGCTCTACGCGCAGCTCGGCGTGCCGGTGGTGCCGGTGGCCCATGTTGCCGGGCTTTATTGGCCGCGCCGGCGGTTCCTGCGATATCCAGGCGTGATAAAGGCGCGCTTCCTGCCGGCGATCGAACCGGGCCTTTCGCGCGAAGAATTCCAGGAGCGGCTGGTGCGCGAGACTGAAGCCGCCTGCGACGCGATGCTGGTGGAGGCGGCGCGTTCGCCCGGCGCTCCGCCATTGCCGGAGACGGCCCTTCGCCGGCTGCGCGAGATTGAGGCCGGGATACCCGCCAGGGCCCAGCCGGGTTAG
- a CDS encoding YdcF family protein — MNISANPGAEGVRPLHPRSKWRRAFLAGLLAVAAGAAFFAGGFAFFANHVAKLTTPAELRPADGIVVLTGGQSRIDAAIGLLKDGMGKRLLISGVNPVARIDDLRLATGSDRTLFNCCVDIDRVALNTIGNAEESGKWASANTFGSIIVVTNNYHMPRSLLEMRRILPMADLQPYPVVNTPLRDGAWLAKPDALRVLFTEYAKYVASLARGLVAGQGSGASYDMVHADLGK; from the coding sequence ATGAACATCTCCGCGAACCCTGGGGCAGAAGGCGTTCGACCGCTCCACCCGCGCTCAAAGTGGCGCAGGGCGTTTCTGGCCGGGCTGCTGGCAGTGGCTGCGGGCGCGGCGTTTTTCGCCGGCGGTTTTGCCTTTTTCGCCAATCATGTCGCCAAGCTGACAACTCCCGCCGAACTCCGGCCGGCCGACGGCATCGTCGTGCTCACCGGCGGCCAGTCGCGCATCGACGCCGCCATTGGCCTACTGAAGGACGGCATGGGCAAACGCCTGCTCATCAGCGGCGTGAATCCCGTCGCCCGGATCGACGATCTGCGCCTGGCCACGGGCAGCGACCGTACGCTGTTCAACTGCTGCGTCGACATCGATCGCGTCGCTCTCAACACGATCGGCAATGCGGAGGAAAGCGGCAAATGGGCAAGTGCCAATACCTTCGGCAGCATCATCGTCGTGACGAACAACTATCACATGCCGCGCAGCCTCTTGGAGATGCGCCGCATCCTGCCGATGGCCGATCTGCAGCCCTATCCGGTCGTCAACACGCCGCTGCGCGACGGGGCATGGCTTGCCAAACCCGACGCGCTGAGGGTTCTGTTCACTGAATATGCGAAATACGTCGCCTCGCTGGCGCGCGGCCTCGTTGCCGGTCAGGGTAGCGGAGCATCCTACGACATGGTTCACGCCGACCTTGGCAAATAA
- a CDS encoding cell division protein FtsX — MARRLGAGMRQTAAKTLGRQQAPIVPPDNVAGRAMVLVIAIMTFLSCLTLGAVTLVRDTAATWQTQIAREATIQIKPREGLDIEAALEEARDIARGYNGVRGASIVGREATARLLEPWLGPDLDIDELPVPRLVIVTIDPVEKPDFSAMRDELAAAVPSAALDDHRTWVDRLVTMARTTVTIGVTVLALMLSATALTVIFATRGAMSGNGHVIEVLHFVGAEAPFIARQFRRHFLLSGMRGAAVGGIAAIVVFVAFSWWSSRNVATPEGDQTSALFGDFAIGLSGYLGVGLIVVVIAILTAATTHLTVINYLKRIET, encoded by the coding sequence ATGGCGCGCCGGCTCGGCGCGGGGATGAGGCAGACGGCGGCCAAGACGCTGGGGCGCCAGCAGGCGCCTATCGTGCCGCCCGACAATGTAGCGGGCCGGGCGATGGTGCTTGTGATCGCCATCATGACCTTCCTTTCATGCCTGACACTGGGTGCGGTGACGCTGGTCCGGGATACCGCCGCCACTTGGCAGACGCAGATTGCCCGCGAGGCGACGATCCAGATCAAGCCGCGCGAAGGGCTCGACATAGAGGCCGCGCTGGAGGAGGCGCGCGATATCGCGCGCGGCTACAACGGCGTGCGCGGCGCGTCCATTGTCGGCAGGGAGGCGACGGCCCGGCTGCTCGAGCCCTGGCTGGGCCCCGATCTCGACATCGACGAATTGCCGGTGCCGCGGCTCGTCATCGTCACCATCGATCCGGTCGAGAAGCCGGACTTTAGTGCCATGCGCGACGAGTTGGCCGCGGCTGTGCCAAGCGCCGCGCTGGACGATCACCGCACATGGGTGGACCGGCTCGTGACCATGGCGCGCACGACGGTCACCATCGGCGTCACCGTTCTGGCACTCATGCTGTCTGCGACGGCACTCACCGTCATCTTCGCCACGCGCGGTGCGATGTCGGGCAATGGCCACGTCATCGAAGTGCTTCACTTCGTCGGCGCGGAAGCGCCTTTCATCGCCCGGCAGTTCCGCAGGCACTTTCTCTTGTCGGGCATGCGGGGCGCGGCGGTGGGGGGCATCGCGGCCATCGTCGTGTTTGTCGCCTTTTCCTGGTGGTCTTCCCGCAACGTGGCGACACCCGAGGGCGACCAGACCTCGGCGCTTTTTGGAGATTTCGCCATCGGCCTTTCAGGATATCTGGGGGTCGGCCTGATCGTTGTTGTAATCGCTATTCTCACGGCTGCGACCACGCACCTCACGGTTATCAACTACCTTAAGCGCATCGAAACCTAA
- the ftsE gene encoding cell division ATP-binding protein FtsE — translation MIRFENVGLRYGMGPEVLRDITFHLPERSFQFLSGPSGTGKTTLLRLLFMSLKPTRGLITMFGKDRARITRQELPLLRRRIGVVFQDFRLLDHLTTYENVALPLRVRGREEASYRADVTELLKWVGLGERMHVLPPVLSGGEKQRAAIARALIEQPRILLADEPTGNVDPQLARRLLRLLIELNRMGTAVVIATHDIGLMEQVDARRMVLAGGRLEIYD, via the coding sequence GTGATTCGTTTCGAGAATGTAGGCCTCAGATATGGGATGGGTCCGGAGGTGCTCCGCGACATCACCTTCCATCTGCCTGAGCGGTCGTTCCAGTTTCTGAGCGGGCCGTCGGGTACCGGCAAGACGACACTGCTGCGGCTTCTTTTCATGTCGCTGAAGCCGACGCGCGGGCTGATAACGATGTTCGGCAAGGACCGCGCCCGCATCACCCGGCAGGAACTGCCCCTGCTGCGCCGCCGCATCGGAGTCGTTTTCCAGGATTTCCGGCTGCTCGACCATCTGACGACCTATGAGAACGTGGCACTGCCGCTGCGCGTTCGCGGGCGCGAGGAGGCGAGCTACCGGGCCGACGTGACCGAACTCCTCAAATGGGTGGGTCTGGGCGAGCGGATGCACGTGCTGCCGCCGGTCTTGTCCGGAGGTGAGAAGCAGCGAGCGGCGATTGCCAGGGCGCTCATCGAGCAGCCGCGGATCCTCCTGGCCGACGAGCCCACCGGCAATGTCGACCCGCAGCTCGCACGCCGACTCTTGCGCCTCCTCATTGAGCTGAACCGCATGGGAACGGCGGTGGTCATCGCCACGCACGACATAGGTCTGATGGAACAGGTGGATGCGCGCCGCATGGTGCTGGCGGGCGGAAGGCTCGAAATCTATGATTAG
- the hpt gene encoding hypoxanthine phosphoribosyltransferase: MVMVRGKEIEILYAASTIARRNLELAKEIAEKDYNDLLVISVLKGSFIFAADLIRAMHDAGISPEVEFIMISSYGAGTVSGEIKVLRDIDNDVRGRDILLIDDILESGKTLKFTRELMLSRGARSVSIAVLLDKHSRRQADLHADFVGFECPDYFVVGYGMDVGHAFRELPFVGVVKDDA, encoded by the coding sequence ATGGTCATGGTACGCGGAAAGGAAATCGAGATTCTCTACGCGGCCTCGACGATTGCGCGCCGTAATCTCGAACTGGCCAAGGAGATCGCCGAGAAGGACTACAACGATCTTCTGGTCATCTCGGTCCTGAAGGGCTCGTTCATCTTCGCGGCCGACCTCATTCGGGCCATGCACGACGCGGGCATTTCACCCGAGGTCGAGTTCATCATGATCTCGAGCTACGGCGCCGGCACGGTGAGCGGGGAGATCAAGGTGCTGCGCGATATCGACAATGACGTTCGAGGTCGCGACATCCTGCTGATCGACGACATACTGGAATCGGGCAAGACGTTGAAATTCACCCGCGAGCTGATGCTATCGCGCGGCGCCCGCTCGGTCTCCATCGCCGTTCTCTTGGACAAGCATTCGCGCCGCCAGGCCGATCTCCACGCAGATTTCGTGGGCTTCGAATGCCCCGACTATTTCGTCGTCGGCTACGGAATGGATGTGGGCCACGCATTCCGCGAACTGCCTTTTGTCGGCGTCGTCAAGGACGATGCCTGA
- a CDS encoding response regulator has product MAKLLIVEDDVSVRSFTARALAAAGHMVETAEDGMEGLDKIKQEAGAFDLVLSDIRMPAMDGIEMAREAASAFPGLRLLLMTGYAEQRERAAELEGTVRGVVNKPFTLAEIRDRVGEALAA; this is encoded by the coding sequence ATGGCTAAGCTTCTCATCGTCGAAGACGACGTTTCCGTACGCTCCTTCACCGCCCGCGCCCTGGCGGCCGCCGGCCACATGGTCGAGACAGCCGAGGATGGCATGGAGGGCCTGGACAAGATCAAGCAGGAGGCCGGCGCGTTCGACCTCGTCCTGTCCGATATCAGGATGCCGGCCATGGACGGTATCGAGATGGCGCGCGAAGCCGCGTCCGCCTTCCCGGGCCTGCGCCTGCTGCTGATGACCGGCTACGCCGAACAGCGCGAACGCGCGGCCGAACTTGAAGGCACGGTCCGGGGCGTCGTCAACAAGCCCTTCACGCTGGCCGAAATCCGCGACCGCGTGGGCGAGGCGCTGGCGGCGTAA
- a CDS encoding phytanoyl-CoA dioxygenase: MPKTEHVGLTPRQVRNFIDDGFVKIENAFSAALAKQCRDELWADIGLSPDEPGNWIKPVVRVGFKASAPFIEAANTPCLHKAYDQLAGEGRWLAPKGLGTFPIRFPSAESPADDGWHVDMSFGDGSADFMEWRINVKSSGRALLMLFLFSDVDLNDAPTKIRKGSHAVIARELLPYGEAGATLRQLSADGYSSTEDCPIELAVGPAGTVYLCHPFLVHAAQQHRGKQPRFMAQPPLMPWGEFDPALPPSPVQIAIRQACGL, from the coding sequence ATGCCCAAAACAGAGCATGTAGGCCTGACGCCCCGTCAGGTCCGTAATTTCATCGACGACGGCTTCGTCAAAATCGAGAACGCCTTCAGCGCCGCACTTGCCAAACAATGCAGGGACGAGCTGTGGGCAGATATTGGCCTTTCGCCGGACGAACCTGGGAACTGGATCAAGCCGGTCGTCCGGGTAGGCTTTAAGGCTTCGGCGCCTTTCATCGAGGCCGCCAACACCCCGTGCCTGCACAAGGCCTACGACCAACTCGCCGGTGAGGGCCGCTGGCTCGCGCCCAAAGGCCTCGGAACCTTTCCGATCCGCTTTCCCTCGGCGGAATCCCCTGCCGACGACGGCTGGCACGTGGATATGAGCTTCGGCGACGGCAGTGCCGATTTCATGGAATGGCGCATCAATGTGAAGAGCAGCGGACGCGCATTGTTAATGCTCTTCCTGTTCTCCGATGTCGACCTGAATGACGCGCCCACGAAGATCCGGAAGGGGTCGCATGCCGTCATCGCCCGCGAGTTGCTGCCGTATGGCGAGGCAGGCGCGACGCTCAGGCAGCTCTCCGCCGACGGCTATAGCTCGACGGAAGATTGCCCGATCGAACTGGCCGTCGGCCCGGCTGGCACCGTCTATCTGTGCCATCCGTTCCTTGTCCATGCCGCGCAGCAGCACCGAGGGAAGCAGCCGCGATTCATGGCGCAGCCGCCGCTGATGCCGTGGGGCGAGTTCGATCCGGCCCTGCCGCCATCGCCGGTTCAGATCGCCATCCGCCAGGCGTGCGGATTGTAG
- the groL gene encoding chaperonin GroEL (60 kDa chaperone family; promotes refolding of misfolded polypeptides especially under stressful conditions; forms two stacked rings of heptamers to form a barrel-shaped 14mer; ends can be capped by GroES; misfolded proteins enter the barrel where they are refolded when GroES binds), whose amino-acid sequence MAAKDVKFHTDARERMLRGVDILANAVKVTLGPKGRNVVLDKSFGAPRITKDGVTVAKEIELEDKFENMGAQMVREVASKTSDIAGDGTTTATVLAQSIVQEGAKAVAAGMNPMDLKRGIDRAVDAVVQELKKNARKITQNGEIAQVGTISANGDKEIGRFLAEAMEKVGNEGVITVEEAKTAETELEVVEGMQFDRGYLSPYFITNQDKMRVELEEPYVLIHEKKLSNLQAMLPVLEAVVQSGKPLLIIAEDVEGEALATLVVNKLRGGLKVAAVKAPGFGDRRKAMLQDIAILTGGTAISEDLGIKLENVTLDMLGRAKKVEIDKDNTTIVDGAGSKAEIEARIAQIKAQIEETTSDYDREKLQERLAKLAGGVAVIRVGGSTEVEVKERKDRVDDAMHATRAAVEEGILPGGGVALLRAAKALDNVDFDNNDQKVGINIVRRAIEAPVRQIAENAGAEGSIIVGKLREKDDFGYGWNAQTGEYGDLYAMGVIDPVKVVRTALQDAASVAGLLITTEAMVADRPKKEAAPQVPAGAGMDF is encoded by the coding sequence ATGGCTGCAAAAGACGTGAAATTCCATACCGACGCGCGTGAGCGCATGCTGCGCGGCGTCGATATCCTTGCCAATGCCGTGAAGGTGACGCTCGGCCCCAAGGGCCGCAACGTCGTTCTCGACAAATCGTTCGGCGCGCCGCGCATCACCAAGGACGGCGTCACCGTCGCCAAGGAAATCGAGCTCGAGGACAAGTTCGAGAACATGGGCGCCCAGATGGTGCGCGAAGTGGCCTCGAAGACCAGCGACATCGCCGGCGACGGCACCACGACGGCTACCGTTCTGGCCCAGTCGATCGTTCAGGAAGGGGCCAAGGCCGTTGCCGCCGGCATGAACCCGATGGACCTGAAGCGCGGCATCGACAGGGCAGTAGACGCGGTCGTCCAGGAGCTCAAGAAAAATGCCCGGAAGATCACCCAGAACGGTGAAATCGCGCAGGTCGGCACGATCTCGGCCAATGGTGATAAGGAAATCGGCCGTTTCCTTGCCGAAGCGATGGAAAAGGTCGGCAACGAAGGCGTGATCACGGTCGAAGAGGCCAAGACCGCCGAGACCGAGCTGGAAGTCGTCGAAGGCATGCAGTTCGACCGCGGCTACCTCTCCCCCTATTTCATCACCAATCAGGATAAGATGCGGGTAGAGCTGGAAGAGCCCTATGTGCTCATCCACGAGAAGAAGCTGTCCAACCTGCAGGCCATGCTGCCGGTGCTGGAGGCGGTGGTGCAGTCGGGCAAGCCGCTGCTGATCATCGCAGAGGACGTCGAGGGCGAGGCGCTGGCCACACTCGTCGTCAACAAGCTGCGCGGCGGCCTGAAGGTGGCTGCGGTGAAGGCGCCGGGCTTCGGCGACCGCCGCAAGGCCATGCTGCAGGACATCGCCATCCTGACGGGCGGTACGGCCATCTCGGAGGATCTCGGCATCAAGCTCGAGAACGTGACGCTCGATATGCTGGGCCGCGCGAAGAAGGTGGAGATCGACAAGGACAACACGACCATTGTCGACGGTGCGGGCTCCAAAGCGGAGATCGAGGCGCGTATCGCCCAGATCAAGGCGCAGATCGAGGAGACCACCTCCGACTATGATCGCGAGAAGCTGCAGGAGCGCCTTGCCAAGCTCGCCGGCGGCGTTGCCGTCATCCGCGTCGGCGGATCGACGGAAGTCGAGGTGAAGGAGCGCAAGGACCGCGTTGACGATGCCATGCATGCCACGCGGGCGGCGGTCGAGGAAGGCATCCTGCCGGGCGGCGGCGTGGCGCTGCTGCGCGCGGCAAAGGCGCTCGACAATGTTGACTTCGACAACAACGACCAGAAAGTCGGCATCAACATCGTACGCAGGGCCATTGAGGCGCCGGTTCGCCAGATCGCAGAGAATGCGGGCGCGGAAGGCTCGATCATCGTCGGCAAGCTGCGCGAGAAGGATGATTTCGGCTATGGCTGGAATGCGCAGACCGGCGAGTATGGCGATCTTTACGCCATGGGCGTCATCGATCCGGTGAAGGTGGTCCGGACCGCGCTGCAGGACGCAGCGTCTGTCGCCGGCCTGCTGATCACCACCGAGGCCATGGTCGCCGACCGGCCGAAGAAGGAAGCGGCTCCGCAGGTGCCAGCGGGCGCCGGCATGGACTTCTAG
- the groES gene encoding co-chaperone GroES: MKFRPLHDRLLVRRIEAEEKTAGGVIIPDTAKEKPQEGEVLAVGSGARGENGELVPLEVKVGDRILFGKWSGTEIRLEGEDLLIMKESDVLGILDAENAVRKAA; this comes from the coding sequence ATGAAGTTCCGTCCCTTGCATGACCGTCTTCTCGTTCGCCGGATCGAAGCCGAAGAGAAGACCGCCGGAGGGGTCATCATTCCTGATACCGCCAAGGAAAAGCCGCAGGAAGGCGAGGTTCTCGCCGTCGGCTCCGGTGCGCGCGGCGAAAACGGCGAACTGGTGCCGCTGGAAGTCAAGGTCGGCGACCGCATCCTGTTCGGCAAGTGGTCCGGCACCGAAATCCGGCTTGAGGGCGAGGATCTCCTGATCATGAAGGAGAGCGATGTCCTTGGCATCCTCGATGCCGAAAACGCGGTCAGGAAGGCCGCCTGA
- a CDS encoding TIGR02302 family protein: MAASLLGRLARTRAGVRTAMVVERAWPVVLPLILVASLFFSLSWFGLFQIMPGWMRWAVLCALGLGMLASLIGLRGLRFPVALEVDRRIEQINRLEHAPVATQTDRLAAGDGGPFAAALWREHQKRMAGRLSRVHGDLPRTSVPERDPWGLRAVAALLFVTAFAYSLGPYGGRIGDAFQPRPTAEATPARIDAWVTPPPYTGRAPIFLTAEANLEQQAFSVPQNSAIAVRVSGGSGEETLSIDDGREAVRDIEPEAGEGDGAMRRFSTLLASDGIVTLTGGGPALRQWQFTIIPDEAPQIRFSQEPKRAVNGALELNYEIEDDYGAVEAQAHFSLAEERPDARPLFDAPEVALRLPRSNAENGAAKSSADLTEHPWAGAATRLHLTVADAAGQTGRSEEETFVLPQRPFTNPLAKALIEQRRLLALDGNQQDRVGALMDALLLWPEETFEEPSHFLLISTVRSKLAQAGSDDALRQVVGDLWEIALIIEDGDLTAAERRLRQAQEALRQALEEGASDEEIAGLVDELRQAMQEFLREFAERAMQNQDFAQGENGQTMRESDLQRMLDQIEDLARSGARDQAQDLLSQLENMMNNLQAGRPQQGQGGQQSEMRQQMDQLGELMRRQQELMNETFRMDQQQRGQQGQQGEQGQQGEGQQQGRGQMPGQGQGQQGQGQGQPMTPEDLAEALRGLQGQQGALQGDLQSLLDGLEGLGIEPGEGFGEAGEAMGEAEGALGEGRGERAVGEQGRALEALRRGAQDMMNQMQQAMQGQQGEGQQGMRQGSNGRDPLGRPQSTTGPDFGDSVEVPDEIDTQRAREILEAIRRRLGDALSPELEKQYLERLLDMR; encoded by the coding sequence ATGGCAGCCAGTCTGCTAGGGCGGCTGGCGCGGACGCGCGCCGGCGTCAGAACGGCAATGGTCGTGGAGCGGGCATGGCCGGTCGTCCTTCCGCTCATCCTTGTGGCCAGCCTGTTTTTCAGCCTGTCCTGGTTCGGCCTGTTCCAGATCATGCCGGGCTGGATGCGCTGGGCAGTTCTCTGTGCGCTAGGCCTCGGCATGCTCGCATCCCTGATCGGGCTGCGCGGCCTGCGTTTCCCGGTCGCGCTGGAAGTCGACCGCCGCATCGAGCAGATCAACCGGCTCGAACATGCTCCGGTCGCCACGCAGACCGACCGGCTGGCCGCCGGAGATGGCGGTCCGTTTGCCGCGGCGCTTTGGCGGGAACACCAGAAGCGGATGGCGGGGCGGCTGTCGCGCGTTCACGGCGATCTGCCGCGGACGTCGGTGCCCGAGCGCGATCCCTGGGGGTTGCGGGCGGTGGCAGCGCTGCTTTTCGTCACCGCTTTCGCCTATTCGCTCGGGCCCTATGGCGGCCGCATCGGCGACGCGTTTCAGCCGCGCCCAACGGCCGAGGCGACGCCTGCGCGCATCGACGCCTGGGTCACGCCGCCGCCTTATACGGGTCGCGCGCCGATTTTCCTGACGGCGGAAGCTAATCTGGAGCAGCAGGCCTTCTCCGTTCCGCAGAACAGCGCAATTGCCGTGCGAGTCAGCGGCGGCTCGGGCGAAGAGACCCTGTCGATCGACGACGGCCGGGAGGCGGTGCGCGACATTGAGCCGGAGGCTGGGGAAGGCGACGGCGCGATGCGGCGTTTTTCGACGCTGCTGGCCAGCGACGGAATAGTCACGCTCACCGGCGGGGGGCCGGCCCTGCGGCAGTGGCAGTTCACCATCATTCCCGATGAGGCGCCGCAGATCCGTTTCTCCCAGGAGCCCAAGCGCGCTGTGAATGGCGCGCTGGAGCTGAATTATGAAATCGAGGACGACTACGGCGCGGTGGAAGCGCAGGCGCATTTTTCGCTGGCGGAAGAACGGCCGGATGCCCGTCCGCTTTTCGACGCGCCGGAAGTGGCCTTGAGGCTGCCCCGCAGCAATGCGGAAAACGGCGCCGCCAAGAGTTCTGCTGATCTGACCGAGCATCCATGGGCAGGCGCGGCGACGCGGTTGCACCTGACCGTCGCCGATGCGGCGGGGCAGACCGGACGCAGCGAAGAAGAGACGTTTGTACTGCCGCAGCGGCCGTTCACCAATCCCTTGGCCAAGGCGCTGATCGAACAGCGGCGCCTGCTGGCGCTCGATGGCAATCAGCAGGACAGGGTGGGAGCGCTCATGGATGCTCTCCTTTTGTGGCCCGAGGAGACCTTCGAGGAGCCTTCCCACTTCCTGCTCATCTCCACCGTACGCTCTAAGCTCGCGCAGGCAGGCAGCGACGACGCCCTGCGGCAGGTCGTGGGCGACCTGTGGGAGATCGCGCTGATCATCGAGGATGGCGACCTGACGGCAGCCGAGCGCCGGCTGCGGCAGGCGCAGGAAGCGCTCCGGCAAGCGCTGGAGGAAGGTGCCAGCGACGAGGAGATCGCCGGCCTTGTAGATGAACTGCGCCAGGCCATGCAGGAATTCCTGCGTGAGTTTGCCGAGCGCGCGATGCAGAATCAGGATTTTGCGCAGGGCGAGAACGGTCAGACGATGCGCGAGAGCGATCTCCAGCGCATGCTCGACCAGATCGAGGATCTGGCAAGGTCAGGCGCGCGCGATCAGGCGCAGGATCTTCTTTCGCAGCTCGAGAACATGATGAACAATCTTCAGGCTGGCCGTCCGCAGCAGGGGCAGGGCGGGCAGCAGTCGGAGATGCGCCAGCAGATGGACCAGCTCGGCGAACTGATGCGCCGGCAGCAGGAACTGATGAACGAGACCTTCCGCATGGACCAGCAACAGCGCGGCCAGCAGGGGCAACAGGGCGAGCAAGGGCAGCAGGGCGAGGGCCAGCAGCAGGGGCGGGGCCAGATGCCTGGGCAAGGCCAGGGCCAGCAGGGGCAAGGGCAGGGCCAGCCGATGACGCCCGAGGATCTGGCCGAGGCGCTGCGCGGCCTGCAAGGACAGCAGGGTGCGCTGCAGGGGGACCTGCAAAGCCTGCTTGACGGGCTTGAAGGGCTTGGCATCGAGCCAGGCGAGGGCTTCGGCGAGGCGGGCGAAGCCATGGGCGAAGCCGAAGGCGCGCTCGGCGAGGGCCGTGGCGAACGGGCGGTGGGCGAGCAAGGGCGGGCGCTGGAAGCCTTGCGCCGCGGCGCCCAGGATATGATGAACCAGATGCAGCAGGCCATGCAGGGCCAGCAGGGCGAAGGCCAGCAGGGGATGCGTCAGGGCAGTAACGGCCGCGACCCGCTCGGCCGGCCCCAGTCGACCACGGGGCCTGATTTCGGAGATTCGGTCGAGGTGCCCGACGAGATCGATACCCAGCGCGCGCGGGAAATCCTCGAGGCGATCCGCCGGCGCCTCGGCGACGCGCTGAGCCCGGAGTTGGAAAAGCAATATCTGGAACGGCTGCTGGACATGCGATAG
- a CDS encoding MarR family winged helix-turn-helix transcriptional regulator, translating to MENRTQTSLIALRRILRATELNARTLARETGLTTPQLIVLEIVAAAGRATPKDIAGKAGVGQATATSLVDKLVARGLVQRTRGERDRRIVWVSATEAGQELLKAAPDPLQRTFSNQFEKLPDWEQAMIVAALEKVGFMLNARAIDASPLLDVGAVDRK from the coding sequence ATGGAAAACCGCACCCAGACCAGCCTTATCGCGCTACGCAGGATCCTCCGCGCGACCGAGTTGAACGCGCGTACGCTTGCCCGCGAAACGGGGCTGACCACGCCGCAGCTCATCGTGCTCGAGATCGTGGCAGCGGCCGGCAGGGCGACGCCGAAGGACATCGCGGGCAAGGCCGGCGTAGGCCAGGCGACCGCGACGTCGCTTGTGGACAAGCTGGTGGCGCGGGGCCTGGTCCAGCGTACCCGCGGCGAGCGCGACCGGCGCATCGTGTGGGTTTCGGCGACGGAGGCCGGTCAGGAGCTGCTCAAGGCCGCCCCCGACCCTTTGCAGCGAACGTTCTCCAACCAGTTCGAGAAGCTGCCCGATTGGGAGCAGGCGATGATCGTCGCCGCGCTGGAAAAGGTTGGCTTCATGCTCAACGCCAGGGCGATCGATGCATCTCCGCTTCTCGATGTCGGGGCGGTGGACCGGAAATAG